The DNA region CCGTTTTCAGTATGCACATTGCGATGTGTACAACCAGTGGTGCAAAACACTGGGTATCAGGCTGTCGCAAGTCAGGCGGCTCGAAGACATCCCCTTTCTGCCCGTAGAGTTTTTCCGCACACACAGGGTGATGACGCTGCACAACAAGGGAGAGGTAGTGTTTACGAGCTCAGGTACAACCTCGGCCATGACCAGCAGGCACTGGGTGGCCGATGTGTCGCTATATGAAGAAAGCTATCTGAAAGGTTTCAGCAGGTTTTATGGCAGGCCGTCCGATTATGCCATACTTGCCCTGCTGCCCTCCTACCTCGAACGCAGCGGATCGTCGCTGGTGCATATGACGCAGGGCCTCATCCGACTAAGCGGACGGCCACAATCGGGTTTTTATCTGAACGAACTCGAAAACCTTCAACGCATGCTGATCTCGCTCAGGCAGGAAAACATTCCAAGCCTGCTGATCGGCGTGACGTATGCCCTGCTCGACATGGCAGCCGCTTATCCGGTTGATTTTCCCGAACTCATTGTCATGGAAACCGGCGGAATGAAAGGACGAAGGCGCGAGATGGTGCGCGAAGAAGTGCATCAGCACCTCAAACAAGGTTTTGGTGTGCCCACGGTCCACTCGGAATATGGTATGACGGAATTGCTTTCGCAGGCCTATTCGAAGGGCGAAGGACGCTTTGCCTGTCCGCCCTGGATGCGTGTGCTGATACGCGACATGAACGACCCCTTTGCCATCATGCCTGCAGGGCGCAGCGGAGGAATCAACATCATCGACCTGGCCAACCTTTACAGCTGTTCCTTTATTGCGGTTCAGGATGTGGGAAAGCTGCACCCCGACGGAGGTTTCGAAGTGCTCGGACGCTTCGACAACAGCCAGCTGCGCGGCTGCAACCTGATGATCGGATAAAAATCGCACCCCGCCAAGGCATGCAGGCCACTTTTCTTTTGTAATTTCGTCTGAGCATTCACAGCCTTTGCCCATGTCACCCAAAAAGCGCGTACTGCAAGTCCAGGCCTTCGACGACATCGTGGTTATCGGCATAAGCACCACACTCACCGATTACAAACTCACCTGGCACCTGAACCAGTCGCTCGGGCTCGACATGAAAAAACTGCCCGGCCTGCCCGGGCCTCAACCACATGCGGGGCCTTTGTCCTTTTATTATTACAATGCCGGAGAAAATGAAAATGTGTTCAGCATGCTGCAACTGGTCAACGAAGGATATCGTTTGCTTAGCCTGCCCGTGCCGATTGATTATCTTCTGGTTGTGCGCAACAGCATCAAAGACGAAAATCTGGCACATATCCTGACAACCATAAGGGGAATCAAAGACGTGCTGGCGGCCTGGCAGATAGACCCTTCAAAAACCAAAGGTCTGGAAGCTGTACTCGAAGCCCTGGAGTTCCACGAACTAAGCCTGACCCGTCAACCCGCACCAAGGCGCTCCCGTCCCGGACTGCCAAATGATTAAAAATATTCACATGAAAACCAAGATTATTGCTACCATCGGACCAGCCTCCCGGTCAACGGAAATGCTTCACCGAATGGCTGATGCCGGAATGGATGTGGTCAGGCTCAATTTTTCGCATGGCAGCCACGACGAACACCGACAGGTTATTGATGCCATTACAGCGTATAACCAGCTGAATGATAAGAACATAGCTTTGCTGGCCGACCTTCAGGGACCAAAAATTCGTCTGGGTGACCTTCCCGCCGGAGGCATCGCCCTGAAACCGGGCGACCGCATCAGTTTCAGCACCCGCGAGCAAAACACGACCGACGATTGTATCTATATCAGCTACAGCACCTTTGCATCGGATGTGAAACCCGGCGAAACCATCCTGGTGGACGATGGCAAGATTGCGCTTAAAGTGGTGAGCACCAACAAGCAAGACAAGGTATTGCTCGAATCGGTCAACGGAGGCCTACTGCAATCGCGCAAGGGAGTCAACCTGCCGGAAACCAGCATTTCGCTGCCATCGCTCACCCGCAAAGACCTCGACGACCTCGACTTTATCCTCAGCCAGGGCGTACAGTGGGTGGCCCTGTCGTTTGTCAGGTCGGCCATCGACATCCACATCCTGCGCAGCCGCATCGAAGCGCACCCTTCCGAGGCCAAACCGCGCATTGTGGCCAAGATTGAAAAACCTCAGGCTGTCAGAGATATCGAAGCCATAGTGGAAGCTGCGGATGCCGTGATGATTGCCCGTGGCGACCTGGGCGTGGAAATGCCCATGCAAACGGTGCCCATGATACAGAAAAACATCATCCGGCTCTGTCAGAAAGCAGGCAAACCCGTTATCGTTGCCACACAGATGATGGAAGCCATGATCGAGAATATCCGGCCAACCCGGGCCGAGGTGAACGATGTGGCCAACTCGGTGCTCGATGGCGCCGACGCCCTGATGCTCAGTGGCGAAACCTCGGTGGGACGCTATCCGGTGGAAACCATTCAAACCATGCAGCGCATCATCAGCCAGATTGAAGATTACGATGCCATCTATCACGCCCACACCTTAAATCAACCCGTGGCAGGCGAACGGTTTGGCAGCGATGCCGTGCTCTATAATGCCGTGGAAATGGCCAGGCTTACCAAAGCCGCCGCCATTGTGGTCGTTACCCATTCGGGCTATTCGGCCATACGCCTTGCCAGCCACAGGCCCAAAGCCAAACTGCTTGTATTTTCCAACTGCCGCCACATCCTCCAGACCCTCAACATGGTCTGGGGGGTCGAAGGGTTTTATGACAGCGACACCGACAACAGCGACCAGCTCATGCAACGCATTGGCGAACGCCTCATCAGCCAGCAGCTCATCGAAAATGGCGCCTATTACATCCAGGTGCTGAGCACACCCTCGTGGAAAAAAGGCGCTTCGAACACCCTGAGGCTGGGAGTGGCCGGTGAAGAATAGAACAACAGCTTACACAAAAGCCTCAAACTGCCGGAGAAAACGCAGGTCGTTTTCGAAAAACATCCGCAGGTCGTTGATCTGATATTTCATCATGGTGATGCGTTCAATACCCATACCAAAAGCATAGCCCGAATACATCTTGCTGTCGATGCCGCAAGCTTCGAGCACATTCGGATCCACCATACCGCAGCCGAGGATTTCGACCCAACCAGAGTATTTGCATATGTTGCAACCCTTGCCTCCGCAGATGTTGCACGACACGTCCATCTCGGCCGATATTTCGGTGAAAGGAAAATACGATGGCCTGAAGCGGATGCGTGTTTCCGGACCGAAAAACTCGGTGGCAAAATAGTAGAGGGTTTGCTTGAGGTCGGCAAACGAAACATCTTTATCTACATACAACCCCTCAATCTGATGAAAAATGCAGTGTGCCCTGGCCGAGATGGCTTCGTTGCGGAATACCCTGCCCGGCGCAATGATGCGAATGGGCAGTTTACCTTGTTCCATCACCCGCACCTGCACGCTGGAAGTGTGCGTACGCAGGGCCACATCGGGCAATTTCCGCAAAAAGAAAGTGTCCTGCATGTCGCGGGCAGGATGTTCCTCAGGGAAGTTGAGCGCTGTGAAATTGTGGAAATCGTCCTCAATTTCAGGGCCTTCGGCAATCACAAAACCAACGCGCTCGAAAATGCTGTTGATCTGGCGACGCACGATTGATATGGGATGCCGTCCACCGGTTTCGGGAAGCACTGGCAGGCTTGCGTCGAACTGAAGGTTGTTGTCGTTCGCTTCGGCAAAGCGCTCCTGCAGTTGCCTGAGCTTTTCTTCGGCTTCCTGCTTGAGGTTGTTGAGCAGCATGCCCATCTCTTTGCGATGTTCGGCAGCAACCTGCCTGAAATCGGCAAACAAGGCAGGAATCAGCCCCTTTTTACTCAGAAACTTTAGCCTGAACTCTTCCAGTTGCTCCCTGGTTTCGGGGGCAGCTTGCTGCACCTCGCTCAGCAGTTGGGCAATGCGTTCTTTCATGATCAGCGGATTATTCCAGAATTTCAATTTTCATCTTTACTTCGGTGAGCGGACGGTCGCCGGGCCCAGTCTTGACGGCTGCAATCTTGTCGATCACATCCAGGCCGTCGATAACTTCGCCAAAAACAGTATAACCGCCATCCAGGTGTGGCGTGCCGCCAATGGTGGTGTACAGCCTGCGTTGTTCGGGGGTATATTTCATGCCGTTGCGGGCAGCCATGGCGTTGAGGGTGGCATCGTCGAACCGCTGTCCCTGAACGATATAGAACTGCGAACCGGAGGATTTCTTTTCGGGATTCACCTGATCGCCCAGGCGGGCAGCTGCAAGTGCACCTTTCTTGTGTATGTAGTGCGGCCTGAATTCGGCATCAATGGTGTAGCCGGGATCATTCTGCCCATTGGCATTTCCTCCGCCCTGAATCATAAAATTGTTGATCACACGGTGAAAAGGCGAGTCGTTGTACCAACCCTGCTTCACCAGCTTAATGAAGTTGTCGCGGTGTTTTGGGGTATCGTTGTAAAGCTTGGCAGTCATGTTGCCGTATGGCGTTTTGATCAGTACCAGCGTTTCTGGTTTTTGCTGGGCCGATGCCCACCAGCCCATGAGCACGAAGGCCATGACAATGATGTTGCGCATAAGTCAAATAAGTTTTAAAGCCCACAAAATTAAGAAAATTGCCCTTCGACCCTGTTCAGGCTTTACCGGTTCTGGCCTGGTTGTAGCATGCGCGGCACAGTGGTTCGTAGCTTTCGGTTTCGCCAAGCATGACCAATTTTTCGTTTGGCACCTTGCGGAAGGAATAATTGGCCAGGTTTCCGCAACGCATACAAATGGCATGAACCTTTGTAACATACTCAGCCACAGACATTAATGCCGGAATTGGTCCGAACGGATTGCCCAAAAAATCCATATCCAGACCGGCCACAATAACCCGTATGCCCTGATCGGCCAGATGGTTGCACACGCTAAGCAGTTCGCTGTCGAAAAACTGTGCTTCATCAATGCCTATGACGTCGCAGTCGTTGGCGTAAAACAGAATCTGCGAGGCACTTTCCACCGGAATGGAACGGATGGAAGTGGCATCGTGCGAAACAACATCCTCTTCGCTGTAGCGTTTGTCGATATGCGGTTTGAAAATTTCGACCTTCTGGCGGGCAATGCGGGCGCGGTTGAGCCTTCGGATAAGTTCTTCGGTCTTGCCCGAAAACATCGAGCCGCAAATCACTTCGATCCATCCTGCCCTTTGCGGCCCGCGATTCTCTTTTTCATGAAACATGCCCTAAACTTCGATAAGTGTTGCTAATTTTACCTTCGCGCAAATGTAGTCAAACACACCGAAAGGATTTTCATCTCAACGCATATGACTTCACTCAAAAACATTGGTCATTTGGGTCAGGCAGCCCGGCGGGCACGACAAATAGCCGAAATAGCCGAAAAGCTTGCCACCTCCGTCCAGCCCCTGCATCAGGCCGATATCGACCTGCTCAGGATGAACAGCCTGCAACTGTATGAGGAACTATTGATGTTAGGTGCGGAACTAACTGATGTACATTTAGTTAAAGATGCTCCAGAACATAACGTAAAAAAAGAGACTGCCTCACCTGAACCGCCGGCCACTCCACAACCTGAACCGGCAAAGGCAAGCACAGCGAATGCTGAACCCGAGACAATTGCTCCCCGGGTAGAAACAATCCTCTCTCCACCCAAAACTACCCCGGCCAAAGCAACAACTGACACAACTGAAAACCTTCCGCGCCAGAAGCAAACATCCGGCTTTTTGCCCGACCTGTTTTCCGACGGAACCATTCCACTGGCAGATAAAATGGCCGCCCAGCCCGACAACACCCTCGCTGCCAGGCTTGGCAAAAGCCCCATAAGCGACCTGCGCAAAGCCATCGGTATTAACGATAAGTTTCTGTTTATTAACGAATTGTTCGAAGGAAACATTCAGCAATACAACCATGCCATCGACGAACTCGATGGTTTTAAAAGCTACAATGGCGCAAAAACCTATCTGATTGAACTTAGCGTGCTTTATGGCTGGGACCCTGAATCGGCAGCCGCTCAAAAACTCCACGAACTCATCGAACGTAAATTTGAACATGCATGAAAAGAGTAATCCGGGGTCTGACCCTTCTTTTATTGCTGTCGTGCCTTTTGTTTGACCTTTCTGCACAAGACCGTGCATATGTGCATGCGGTGGTAGCCAGGCTGGCTGCACCCGACATGCACGGCAGGGGCTACTTCAAAGACGGCGACCATAAAGCAGCCGACTTTATTGCGGGCGAACTGCACAAGGCCGGAACCATCCCTTTGTGGGATGGTTACAGGCAGCCTTATTCATTCAATATCAATACCTTTCCGGGAAAAGTCTCTGTGTGGGCCGACAGTAAGAAACTCCGTCCGGGCCACGATTTTGTGATCAATCCAGCCAACGGACCGGTTGATGCACGTTTCAAACTGTCCTGGCTTCCTGACAGCCTGAGCAAAAGCGCCTCAGTGTATGCGCTGATCGACACCAACCAGCTCAGCGGCATCATGCCGGTGCTGCCGAAGAAACTTGGCGAAGCCTACCGTGGAGGTCTTTCGGGAGTGCCGGCAGTGGTTCAGTTGGACGACAACATATGGTGGCATGTATCGCGCCGCCAATGGCCTGCCGGGAAAGTGGCCCTGAAGGTTCACCCTGATGCATTGCCAAAGCACATCAGATCGCTTCGCGTGAAGGCCGAAGCCCGCCTGGTCGAAAACCGGCCTGCTTACAATGTGGGAGGCATGGTGCGCGGCCATATTCAGCCCGACAGCTTTGTGGTGTTTGTGGCCCACTACGACCATCTTGGTCGCATGGGGCGCAATGCAATCTTTCCCGGAGCCAGCGACAATGCCAGCGGCACTGCCACCGTGCTCGACCTGGCAAGATATTACGCAGCACATCCCGAAAAAGCCTACTATTCAATGATCTTTCTCCTGGTTTCGGGCGAGGAAGCCGGACTGCTCGGCTCGCGCCATTTTGTCGAACATCCGCCTTACGACCTGACAAAGACACGTTTTGTGATCAACTTCGACATGGTAGGCACAGGAAGTCAGGGGCTTAATGTGTTCAATGCCCAGGCCAACCCCTCGGCCTTCGATGCCCTGAAAAGCATGAACGAAAGCCACGGTTGGTTCGATGAGTTGCGCGCCCGGGGGGCATCGTGCAACAGCGACCATTGTCCCTTTCACCAAAAAGGCATACCCGCCTTTTTCCTCCTCACTTCGGGAAGCGAAAACCGGCACTACCACAATGTTTATGACAAAGCTGAGCTACTGCCATTTACAAAATATGAGGCCCTGTTCCACCTGGTCACCTCGTTTACCGGCGCACTTCCTGGTTCAGCATTTCAAAAACCACTGACTGAATGATCGAAATACTCATGCTAATCTTTGCGGTGATCGTGGTGGTGCTGTTCACCTGGTTATCGTTCTACACCTCCGTCAACAGCGGAGCCGACAGGTTTGAGCAATGGTTGCGCAGGCTAACCGGAAAAAAGCAGTGATGCCATGTCGAAGCTGTACCTGATTCCAACGCCCATAGGCAATCTGGAGGATATCACCCTTCGTGCGCTACGGCTGCTTCGCGAGGAAGTGCAGCTTGTGCTGGCCGAAGACACCCGAAAAACCGGTCAGTTGCTTAAGCATTACGGCATTTCGGTGCCTATGGCAGCGTATCACCAGCACAACGAGCACCGGATCACCGGGCAGTTTGTAAACCGTATGCTGGCCGGAGAGGTGATGGGGCTGATTACCGACGCAGGCACACCGGCCATATCCGACCCGGGCTACCTGTTGGTGCGCGAGTGCATCAAAGCCGGCCTGACTGTAGAATGCCTGCCCGGACCAACCGCTTTTGTGCCTGCACTGGTCAGTTCAGGGCTGCCGGCCGATCGTTTTTTATTTCTGGGATTCCTTCCACACAAAAAGGGCCGGCTCAGCCGCATTGCTGCCCT from Bacteroidota bacterium includes:
- a CDS encoding acyl transferase is translated as MTSTAAIRKRKKCNFAFGSIEPQIINPAKINHIVKPESSIDQQLRKKLFSLSRDEFESVALEVFRFQYAHCDVYNQWCKTLGIRLSQVRRLEDIPFLPVEFFRTHRVMTLHNKGEVVFTSSGTTSAMTSRHWVADVSLYEESYLKGFSRFYGRPSDYAILALLPSYLERSGSSLVHMTQGLIRLSGRPQSGFYLNELENLQRMLISLRQENIPSLLIGVTYALLDMAAAYPVDFPELIVMETGGMKGRRREMVREEVHQHLKQGFGVPTVHSEYGMTELLSQAYSKGEGRFACPPWMRVLIRDMNDPFAIMPAGRSGGINIIDLANLYSCSFIAVQDVGKLHPDGGFEVLGRFDNSQLRGCNLMIG
- a CDS encoding IPExxxVDY family protein, which produces MSPKKRVLQVQAFDDIVVIGISTTLTDYKLTWHLNQSLGLDMKKLPGLPGPQPHAGPLSFYYYNAGENENVFSMLQLVNEGYRLLSLPVPIDYLLVVRNSIKDENLAHILTTIRGIKDVLAAWQIDPSKTKGLEAVLEALEFHELSLTRQPAPRRSRPGLPND
- the pyk gene encoding pyruvate kinase → MKNIHMKTKIIATIGPASRSTEMLHRMADAGMDVVRLNFSHGSHDEHRQVIDAITAYNQLNDKNIALLADLQGPKIRLGDLPAGGIALKPGDRISFSTREQNTTDDCIYISYSTFASDVKPGETILVDDGKIALKVVSTNKQDKVLLESVNGGLLQSRKGVNLPETSISLPSLTRKDLDDLDFILSQGVQWVALSFVRSAIDIHILRSRIEAHPSEAKPRIVAKIEKPQAVRDIEAIVEAADAVMIARGDLGVEMPMQTVPMIQKNIIRLCQKAGKPVIVATQMMEAMIENIRPTRAEVNDVANSVLDGADALMLSGETSVGRYPVETIQTMQRIISQIEDYDAIYHAHTLNQPVAGERFGSDAVLYNAVEMARLTKAAAIVVVTHSGYSAIRLASHRPKAKLLVFSNCRHILQTLNMVWGVEGFYDSDTDNSDQLMQRIGERLISQQLIENGAYYIQVLSTPSWKKGASNTLRLGVAGEE
- the pheS gene encoding phenylalanine--tRNA ligase subunit alpha; its protein translation is MKERIAQLLSEVQQAAPETREQLEEFRLKFLSKKGLIPALFADFRQVAAEHRKEMGMLLNNLKQEAEEKLRQLQERFAEANDNNLQFDASLPVLPETGGRHPISIVRRQINSIFERVGFVIAEGPEIEDDFHNFTALNFPEEHPARDMQDTFFLRKLPDVALRTHTSSVQVRVMEQGKLPIRIIAPGRVFRNEAISARAHCIFHQIEGLYVDKDVSFADLKQTLYYFATEFFGPETRIRFRPSYFPFTEISAEMDVSCNICGGKGCNICKYSGWVEILGCGMVDPNVLEACGIDSKMYSGYAFGMGIERITMMKYQINDLRMFFENDLRFLRQFEAFV
- a CDS encoding peptidylprolyl isomerase, whose translation is MRNIIVMAFVLMGWWASAQQKPETLVLIKTPYGNMTAKLYNDTPKHRDNFIKLVKQGWYNDSPFHRVINNFMIQGGGNANGQNDPGYTIDAEFRPHYIHKKGALAAARLGDQVNPEKKSSGSQFYIVQGQRFDDATLNAMAARNGMKYTPEQRRLYTTIGGTPHLDGGYTVFGEVIDGLDVIDKIAAVKTGPGDRPLTEVKMKIEILE
- a CDS encoding thymidine kinase, encoding MFHEKENRGPQRAGWIEVICGSMFSGKTEELIRRLNRARIARQKVEIFKPHIDKRYSEEDVVSHDATSIRSIPVESASQILFYANDCDVIGIDEAQFFDSELLSVCNHLADQGIRVIVAGLDMDFLGNPFGPIPALMSVAEYVTKVHAICMRCGNLANYSFRKVPNEKLVMLGETESYEPLCRACYNQARTGKA
- a CDS encoding M28 family peptidase, producing the protein MKRVIRGLTLLLLLSCLLFDLSAQDRAYVHAVVARLAAPDMHGRGYFKDGDHKAADFIAGELHKAGTIPLWDGYRQPYSFNINTFPGKVSVWADSKKLRPGHDFVINPANGPVDARFKLSWLPDSLSKSASVYALIDTNQLSGIMPVLPKKLGEAYRGGLSGVPAVVQLDDNIWWHVSRRQWPAGKVALKVHPDALPKHIRSLRVKAEARLVENRPAYNVGGMVRGHIQPDSFVVFVAHYDHLGRMGRNAIFPGASDNASGTATVLDLARYYAAHPEKAYYSMIFLLVSGEEAGLLGSRHFVEHPPYDLTKTRFVINFDMVGTGSQGLNVFNAQANPSAFDALKSMNESHGWFDELRARGASCNSDHCPFHQKGIPAFFLLTSGSENRHYHNVYDKAELLPFTKYEALFHLVTSFTGALPGSAFQKPLTE
- the rsmI gene encoding 16S rRNA (cytidine(1402)-2'-O)-methyltransferase, with amino-acid sequence MSKLYLIPTPIGNLEDITLRALRLLREEVQLVLAEDTRKTGQLLKHYGISVPMAAYHQHNEHRITGQFVNRMLAGEVMGLITDAGTPAISDPGYLLVRECIKAGLTVECLPGPTAFVPALVSSGLPADRFLFLGFLPHKKGRLSRIAALKEVAYTTVLYESPHRLLKTLEQMAEVLGGDRQASVSRELSKLHEETLRGSLNELKNHFSDKPARGEIVIVLAAAQAHKQSDEADETYVES